A window of Streptomyces sp. NBC_01689 genomic DNA:
GACGCGACCGACTCGACCTCCCAGCGCCCCTTCTCGAAGACCAGCTCGAAGTCGAACACCGACAACCGCTCCGCGAACGCCAACGGCTCCGATAGCACCACCGTCCGCCCCGATTTCACGTTCGTCACCCTCAACTCAGGGATCTCCACATGCGCGTGCCCGACCAGAATCGCGTCGATCCCCGGCACCTGCTGCGCCACCAGAGCCGCCGAGTTCTCCACATACGGCAACTGGTCACCGTACGACGACGTCCCCGACGCACCCGAATGCGCCGACACCACCACCACGTCCGCACCCATCGAACGCAGCTTCGGCACCCACTTCGCCGCCTGCTCCTCCAGACCCGGGAACACCAACTTCCCCTGCACATACGCCTTGTCCCAGATCGCGATACCCGGGTTCGTGAGCCCCAGCACCGCCACCTTCACCGCCGGGGCGCCAGGAACGTGGAACGTCTTCATCAGATACGGAGGAAACGCCGGCTTCAACGTCTTCGCGTCCAGCGCGTTCGCACCCAGCAGCGGGAAGTCGCACTGCGACTCGAACTTCCGCAGCGTCTCGATCCCGTAGTTGAACTCGTGGTTCCCCAGCGCCACCGCGTCGTACCCGATCGCGTTCATCGCCTGCGCCATCGGATGCACCGGACCGTGCTTCGCCGTGATCGGATCCACCTTCGCGAAGTAGTACGTCAGCGGCGTCCCCTGGATCGTGTCACCCGCGTCCAGCAGCAGCGTGTTGCAGCGCCCCTTCTCCTTGCGGACCGCGTTCACCAGCGTCGAGATCCGGGCCAGACCCTGCGCGTTCCCCGCACCGTCCCGGTACTCCGCGTCCTTGAAGTAGTCCCAGTTGAAGACATGTCCGTGCAGGTCCGTCGTGCCCATCACCGTCAACGAATACCGCTTCACCGGCTTCTTCCCACCCTTCGCCACCGATGCCGACGCGGCCGTCGCGGCCTGCGCGGACGGCGCCGCGACCGCACCCGCGAGAGCCACCCCCGCACCCGTCACGGCGGACTTCTCCAGGAACTTCCGGCGGTTCAAAGACATGTCAGGGACTCCTCGGGAATCGGTCAACGACGCGCGTAGATTCTGACCCACACATGACACCCCCGAACAGGGCCCGGAGGTTTCCATCTGATGACCGGACACCCCCGCACACCCCCCGCACGATGACAGAGTGGGACGCATGACCCCCACCGAAGAACCCCAACCAGCCCTCCCCTACGGCACACCCGCCGCACCCCGCATCGCCGTCCGCGGCGAAGCCCACCTCGAAGTCGACCCCGAGATCGCCCGCATCGGCATCACCCTCACCGCCCGCGGCACCGACCGCCGCACAGCCCTCACCGACCTCACCCACCGCAACACCACCGCCCTCGACCTCATCAAGTCCTACGGCGAAGCCGTCACCCACATCGAGACCGGCGCCTACTCCATCAGCCCCGAACTCACCCGACACGGCCGCGGCGAACGCATCCGCGCCTACCACGGCCGCGTCCACATCACCGCCGAACTCACCGACTTCACCGCACTCGGCGAACTCACCACCCGACTGGCCGACCTCGACCTCATCCGCATCGACGGCCCCTGGTGGGACCTCCGCCCCGACTCACCCGCCCACCGCCAAGCCCGCCGACAAGCCGTCCACGAAGCCGTCCAACGCGCCCGCGAATACGCCGAAGCCCTCGACACCACCCTCGCCGCCCTCGTCGAACTCGCCGACATCGGCGCCGAGAACACCCCACCCCACCTCGCCGCCCCCGCCGGCGCCCTGCGCTCCAGGTCCTTCGCCGGCGCAGCCCCCGAAGAAGCCCCCGCCCTCGACCTCGAACCCCAACGCCAGCACGTCCACGCCCAGGTCAACGCCCGATTCACCATGAACCCACCCCAACTGTGACCACCAAAACCATCACACTCGGTAACCGAACCATCTCCCCACGCCACCCCGCCCGCCGCCGTCCCGCACCGCGTCGACAGACGGAACGGCCACCCCCGAACCCTTCATCCGCTCATCAGAGCGCCCCCACGCACAATTCAACAGTTGTCAATAATCCTTCACGCAAAGGTTGTTGAGTAGACATGCACGGCCAAATCTCTACCCACGGGTAAGGCCTAGGCTCAGACCATGCGCCGAGCGAAAATCGTCTGCACCCTGGGCCCCGCCACCGACTCCTACGACCAGATCAAAGCCCTGGTCGACGCCGGAATGGACGTAGCCCGCTTCAACCTCAGCCATGGCACCCACGCCGAACACGAGGACCGCTACCAGCGCGTACGCAAGGCCGCCGACGAAACCGGCCGCAGCATCGGACTCCTCGCCGACCTTCAAGGCCCGAAGATCCGACTCGGCCGCTTCACCGAAGGCCCCGTACTCCTTGAACGCGGAGACACCTTCACCATCACCGTCGAAGAAGGCGCCCAGGGCGACCGCCACACCTGCGGCACCACCTACACCGGACTCGCCACCGATGTCACCCCCGGTGAGCGCATCCTCGTCGACGACGGAAAAGTCTGCCTCGAAGTCACCGGCGTCGACGGCCCCCGCGTCCACACCACCGTCATCGAAGGCGGCATGGTCTCCGACCACAAAGGCCTCAACCTCCCCGGCGTCGCCGTCTCCGTCCCCGCCCTCTCCGACAAGGACGAAGCAGACCTCCGCTGGGCCCTGCGCACCGGCTTCGACGTCATCGCCCTCTCCTTCGTCCGCACCGGCGACGACATCCACGACGTCCACCGCATCATGGACGAAGAAGGCCGCCGCCTCCCCGTCATCGCCAAGGTCGAGAAACCCCAGGCCGTCGACAACATCGACGGCATCGTCGCCGCCTTCGACGGCATCATGGTCGCCCGCGGCGACCTCGGCGTCGAAATGCCCCTCGAACAAGTCCCCATCGTCCAGAAACGCGCCATCAAACTGGCCAAGCGCAACGCCAAACCGGTCATCGTCGCCACCCAGATGCTCGACTCCATGATCGACCACTCCCGCCCCACCCGCGCGGAAGCCTCCGACGTCGCCAACGCCGTCGTCGACGGCACCGACGCCGTCATGCTCTCCGGCGAGACCAGCGTCGGCAAACACCCCATCACCACCGTCCGCACCATGGCACGCATCGTCGCCGCCGCCGAGGAAGACATCCTCGCCACCGGCCTGCCACCCCTCACCGAACGCAACAAGCCCCGCACCCACGGCGGCGCCGTCGCCCGCGCGGCCGCCGAGATGGGCGACTTCCTCGGCGCCAAGTTCCTCGTCGCCTTCACCCAGTCCGGCGACACCGTCCGCCGCCTCTCCCGCTACCGCTCACCCATCCCGCTGCTCGCCTTCACCCCGGACCCGGCGACCCGCTCCCAGCTCAGCCTGACCTGGGGCGTCGAGACCTACCTCGGCCCGCACGTCGGCTCCACCGACGCGATGGTCGACCAGGTCGACGAACTGCTGCTGAAGTACGGCCGCTGCCAGAAGGGCGACATCGTGGTCATCACGGCCGGCTCCCCGCCCGGCGTCTCCGGCACGACCAACCTCGTCCGCGTCCACCACATCGGAGAGGACGACAGCCCCAAGTAGGCAGGTCTTTTCAGTACTTGGGGCCGACGTGGGCGTCCATGAGCGCGACGGAGGCCCCGCGGGCGACGGAGATGTTGTACGGGTTCCCGCCGCGGGTGCAGTGCGTCCACCGGACGCCGAGCGTGTCCAGGGTGTCGGTGTAGGGCCGCCGGATGTCGTCGGACATGTTGGTGAAGAAGTACCGGGGATATTCGTAGCGCTTGCGCTCACCGCCGACGACGCGGGTCGTCCAGTTGGTGATCCGGCATCCGTCGGAGTGGATCAGGCCCCGGACGCATTCCCACGGGTGGGCGCCGACGATGTCCTGCTGCCAGGGTTCGAGGACGATGGGGCGCTCGTGTTTCTTTCCCGGGCCGTGTTGCGGAAACATGCAGTGCAGGTGCTTGGAGTAGACCTTCACATTGCGGCAGCCCGATCCTGATGCTTCCAGTAGCCGACTGTCCCCAGCGGGACATTGAATCGCCGAGCCACGTCCGCGTTCCTCACCCCGTTGCGCAACAGTGTGAGCGCCTGCTGTCGAACTTCAGTTCCGTGTTGGATCATGTGACCACCCTGCGTCACTGACCGTAACGACACGCAGCAAAAAGCGGATGTTCACGAGAAGGTGAACATCCGCTTGGCCGGAGACTGTGCCGGGTGCGGGATTCGAACCCGCAAGCCCTCACGGGCAGAGGTGTTTGAGACCTCCGTGTATGCCGTTCCACCAACCCGGCGAGACTGGCTGTCCGGAAGCATACCGGGTGACCACAGGCCGCTGCAGCTAGGTAGGCTCTTGGGCAGCAGCACTTGCCCGGCCCGTACCGAGGAGCCCCCGTGACCGCCCCCGAGTCGCCCCAGCCCGTAGACGCGCCCGACGACGACAAGTCGCACGTGCCTCCGCTGACGACCCGTGTCGTCATCGCCGAGGACGAGGCGCTGATCCGTCTCGATCTGAAAGAGATGCTCGAGGAGGAGGGCTACTCCGTCGTGGGTGAGGCGGGGGACGGTGAGCAGGCCGTCGAGCTGGCCCGTGAGCACAAGCCCGATCTGGTGATCCTCGACGTGAAGATGCCGAAGCTGGACGGTATCTCGGCGGCGGAGAAGATCGCGGAGGAGGGCATCGCCCCGGTTTTGATGCTGACGGCGTTCTCGCAGCGCGATCTGGTGGAGCGGGCGCGGGACGCGGGTGCGATGGCGTATCTGGTGAAGCCGTTCAGCAAGAGTGATGTCGTGCCGGCGATCGAGATGGCCGTGTCGCGGTTCGCGGAGCTGAAGCAGTTGGAGCAGGAGGTCGCGGACCTGAGTCTGCGGCTGGAGACGCGGAAGCTGGTGGACCGGGCGAAGTCGGTGTTGCAGACGGAGTACGGGCTGACGGAGCCGGCGGCGTTCCGGTGGATCCAGAAGACGTCGATGGACCGGCGGATGTCGATGCAGCAGGTGGCCGAGGCGGTCATCGCGGACGCCGCGGAGAAGAAGTCGTCGAAGGGTTAGTCCTGGCGCGTGTGGGTGTGCGAAGAGGCCCGCGTCCCTGTGTGGGGGCGCGGGCCTCTTCGTGTGTGCGGGCGGGGTGTCAGTCCTCGCCGAGGTAGGCCTTGCGTACGGACTCGTCGTGCAGGAGGTCCTGTCCGGTTCCGGAGAGCACGATGTTGCCGACTTCCATGACGTGTCCCTGGTCGGCGAGGGAGAGCGCCGCCTGGGCGTTCTGTTCGACGAGGAGGATGGTCGTGCCGTCGGCCTTGAGTTCGGCGATGGTGGCCATGATCTTCTGCATCATGATCGGGGAGAGGCCCATGGAGGGTTCGTCGAGCATGAGCAGTTTGGGCTGGGACATGAGGGCGCGGCCCATGGCGAGCATCTGCTGTTCGCCGCCGGAGAGGGTTCCGGCGGCCTGCTTGCGGCGTTCCCCGAGGATGGGGAAGAGGTCGTAGGCGCGCTGGATGTCTTTCTCGATGCCTGCTTTGTCGGTGCGGAGGAAGGCTCCGAGCTGGAGGTTCTCGGTGATGGTGAGCCGGGGGAAGATGTGGCGTCCCTCGGGGGAGTGGGCGAGGCCGAGGGAGACGATCTTGTGGGCGGGGACTCCGGTGAGGGGTTGTCCGTCGAAGGTGATGCGGCCGGAGACGGGCTTGAGGAGGCCGGAGAGGGTGCGCAGGGTGGTGGTCTTGCCGGCGCCGTTGGTGCCGATGAGGGTGACGATCTGGCCGGCTTCGACGGAGAAGGAGATGCCCTTGACGGCTTCGATCTTGCCGTAGGCGACCTTGAGGTCTTCGACCTCGAGCAGTGCGGTCACTGGGCGTTTCCTTCCTTGCTGGTGGTGCTCTCCGCGGAGGTGTCGTCCTGGGCGGCTTCCGGGGTCCCGGTGGTGGGCGGGGTCGCCGGGGCGTCCGGGGTGTCGGCCGGTTCCGTGGTGTCGGCCGGTTCCGTGGTGTCGGCCGGTTCCGTGGTCTCCGGGGTGGTGGCCGGGCCGGTCGTGTCGGCGGGTTCGGTCGTGCCGTCGGGGTCCGGGGTGTCGGCCGTTTCCGTCGTGTCGGCGGGTTCGGCGGTGGCCTGTGCGGGCACGACGGGTGCGGTCGCCGTCGCGGTGCCGCCGGCTTCGGCGGCTTCGACCTCGGCGAGTTCGTCGGCGCCGGGGGCGCCTTCGAAGGGGGTGCCGAGGTAGGCGGCGATGACGCGTTCGTCGCCCTGGACGACGTCGGAGGTGCCTTCGACGAGTTTCTCGCCCTGGACGAGGCAGGCGACGCGGTCGGAGAGGTTGAAGATGAAGCGCATGTCGTGCTCGATGACGAGGACGGCGATGCCGCGGTCGCGGATGGCGAAGACGAGGTCCTCGGTGGCGCGGGTCTCCTGGGGGTTCATGCCGGCGGTGGGTTCGTCCAGGAGGAGGAGGCCGGGTTCGCTGGCCATGGCGCGGGCGATCTCCAGCTTGCGCTGTTCGCCGTAGGGGAGGTTGCGGGAGAGGTGGTCGGCCTTGTGGGCGAGGCCGATGAACTCCAGCAGTTCCATGGCGCGTTCGCGGGAGGCGGCTTCGGCCTTGCGGAAGCCGGGGCCGCGCAGGAGGGCGGACCAGAGGCCTTCTTTGGTGCGGGTGTGGCGGCCGACGAGCACGTTCTCCAGGACGGTCATGTTGGCGAAGAGCCGGATGTTCTGGAAGGTGCGGGCGATGCCGGCGCTGGTGACGAGGTGGGGTTTGGGCGGGAGGACGGTGCCCTTGTAGGAGACCTTGCCCTCGGTGGGGACGTAGAGGCCGGTGAGGCAGTTGAAGAAGGTGGTCTTGCCGGCGCCGTTGGGGCCGATGAGGCCGACGATCTCTCCGGTGTTGACGGTGAGGTCGACGCTGCGGACGGCGGTGAGGCCGCCGAAGCGCATGGTGACGCCGCTGGCCTCGAGGACGGGGCTGGGGGCTGTGGTGGTGGTCATGTGGGTCACGCCCCTGCCTTGGTGACGCCGACGGTGGAGTCGGGCAGGCCCTGTTCGGGGATGTCGATGGTCTCGTCGGCTTCGTGGAACTCGAGTTGGCGGCGACGGTTGGCGATGATTCCCTCGGGGCGGAAGCGCATGAGGATGACGAGCGCGGCGCCGAAGGCGAGGAGCTGGTACTCCTTCAGGAAGCTGAGCTTCTCGGGGAGCATGTAGAGCAGGGTGGCGCCGAGGATGGGGCCGTTGACGGTGCCCATGCCGCCGAGGACGACCGCGGCGAGGAGGAACGCGGAGTTCGGGGGTACGGAGCCGGCGAACTGGTACGGGGCCGGGTTGACGCTGTAGCCGACGTGGGCGCTGACCGTGCCGGCGAGGCCGGCGAGGGAGGCGCCGAGGGCGAAGGCGATGAGCTTGACGCGGAAGCCGTTGATGCCCATGGCGGTGGCGGCGGTCTCGTCCTCGCGGATGGCGATCCAGGAGCGGCCGATGCGGGAGTCGGCGGCGCGGTTGAAGACCAGGACGACGAGTCCGGTGATGATCAGCATCAGCAGGAAGTAGTTGGCGAACCGGCCGAGGGTGAATCCGGCGATGTCGTGGCTGTTGCCGAAGTTGAACCCGAAGATGTTGAGGTCGGGGATCATCGAGATGCCGTTGGGGCCGTTGGTGAGGTTGGGTCCGGAGGAGCCGTCGAGGTTGTTGACGGTGATGCGGAAGATCTCTCCGAAGCCGAGGGTGACGATGGCGAGGTAGTCGCCGCGCAGTCGCAGGGTGGGGGCGCCGATGAGGACGCCGAAGACGAGCGATGCGGCCATGCCGGTGAGCATGGCGGCCCAGAAGGGGAACTGGACGCCGGAGAAGCGGGAGAACTCGGAGCCGGAGACGAGGGCGGCGGCGTAGGCGCCGACGCCGAGGAAGGCGACGTATCCGAGGTCGAGGAGGCCGGTGAGGCCGACGACGATGTTGAGGCCGAGGGCGACGGTGGCGACGACGAGGATGTTCACGCCGAGGTTGGCGTTGTGCTCGTCGCTCTCGACGAAGGGGAAGATCGCGGCGGCGAGGAAGGCCATGGAGGTGGCGAATCCCTTGTGCCGGGCGTTGAGTTGGGCGAAGCGGTCGAAGAGTCCGGCGGCGAGGAGGGCCCAGGTGCCGAAGACGACGAGGAACAGGTAGCCCAGGAACGTTTCGCTTGCCTCGGGGTCGACGCCGATGCCGTAGCTGAAGACGATCAGGGCGACGGCGGTGGCGGCGGTGATGGCGAGGCGTTCGCCCCAGGCGGGGAGCTTGGCGGGGGCGGGGATGTTCTCGGGCTTGGTGACGTAGTCCTTGAAGGTGTCACCGGGCTTGGGGAGTGCGAGGGCGCCGAGGAGGGCGACGAGGGAGCCGACGGCGGCGATGTAGGCGCCGGGGTCGAGGGCGACGAGGCCCTTGAGGTCGACGGCGATGGCGATGGCGCTGAACCAGCTGACGGTGAACGCGGCGGTGGCGGCGAGGACGACGGGCTGGGTGGCGCGTGCCGGGTTGAGCCAGCCGAGGCCGCGGACGTTCCAGAGGGTCAGGGTGTAGAGGAGGGCGAGGAGGCCGGCGACGAGGTCGAGGATCTGGAGTCCGGCGGGGGAGCCGTAGTAGGTGAGGTCCCCGGGGAAGTCGGACGTGTAGGTCCAGGACATGAAGGTGCTGGCGATGCTGGCGACGGCGCCGACGGCGAGGAGGGCGCGGGCGGCGGTCTCGGGGAGTGCGACGAGGCCGCGGGCGGGGGTGGTGGTCTCGGTGGTTGCCATGGTGCTCACGCCCTGTCCGCGACGCGTTCGCCGACCAGGCCTTGTGGCCTGAACAGCAGTACGAGGATGAGGAGGACGAAGGCCCAGACGGAGGACCAGCCGCCGCCGCCGAGCTGCTGCATGCCGGGGATGCCGTCGATGTAGGAGGTGGCCAGGGTCTCGGCGAGGCCGAGGACGAGGCCGCCGATCATGGCGCCGTAGATGTTGCCGATGCCGCCGAGGACGGCCGCGGTGAAGGCTTTGAGGCCCATCTGGAAGCCCATGTCGAACTTGACGGTGCCGTAGCGCAGTCCGTAGGCGACGGAGGCGACGGCGGCGAAGAAGCCGCCGATGGCGAAGGCGATGACGATGATGCGGTTGGTGTCGATGCCCATGAGCTGTGCGGTGTCCGGGTCCTGTGCGGTGGCCTGCATGGCGCGGCCGGTGCGGGACATGCGGACGAACAGGGCGAGGGCCGCCATGCAGAGGGGGGCGGCGATGATGACGAAGACGCTGCCGCTCTGGACGCTGACGGAGCCGATGTGTACGGGTCCGAAGGGGAGTTGGGGGAACTTGAGGTCGTTCTTGGCGTTCGGGTACCAGTTGAAGACGACCTGCTGGAGTGCGAGGGAGAGGCCGATGGCGGTGATGAGTGGTGCGAGGCGTGGTGCGCCGCGTAGCGGACGGTAGGCGAACCGTTCGGCTCCGACGGCGATGAGGACGGCGACGAGGCCTCCGCCGATGAGCATCGCCGGAAGGGCTATCCACATGGATGTGCCGTCGGGCAGGACGTAGAGGTAGACCGAGAGTGCGCCGAAGCCTCCGGTCATGAAGATCTCGCCGTGGGCGAAGTTGATGAGCTGGACGATGCCGTACACCATCGTGTAGCCGATGGCGATCAGCCCGTACATCGAGCCGAGGAACAGCCCGTTGGCCAGCTGCTGCGGCAGGGTGTTCACCGCATGGCCTCCATGTGGGTGGGGAGAGTGAACGGGAGTATGGAGCGGGCCGCGCGGTGACGTGTGGTCGAGGCCGCGCGGCCCTGGGGTTGTGCTAGCGGCGGATCGGATCCGGGGGGATCAGATCGGGTCAGCCGTTGAACGTGCCGCTCTTCACGGCCTTCCACTTGCCGTCGACGACCTGGTAGACGGTGAGCTGCTTGTTGGTGGTGTCACCGAACTCGTCGAAGGCGACGGGGCCGGCGATGCCGTCGAACTTGGTCTTCTGGACCTCGTCGACGATCTTGGCGCGGGCGTCGTCGGGGACCTTGCCGTCCTTCACGACGTTGCCGATGGCCTTGATGATGGCGGTGGCGGCGTCGTAGGAGTAGCCGCCGTAGGTGCCGTAGTCGCCCTTGAGGCCGGAGGCCTTGTACTTCTTGATGAACTCGGCGGCGGAGGGCAGGGAGTCGACGGGCTGGCCGACCGAGGTGACGAGGTCGCCCTCGGAGGTCTTGCCGGCGGTCTGGATGTAGGTGTCGCTGAACATGCCGTCGCCGCCGAAGAGCGGGATCTTGGCGCCGCCGTCCTTGAGCTGCTTGGTGAGCTTCTCGGACTCGTCGTACTGGCCGCCGTAGTAGACGAGGTCGGCCTTGGAGTTCTTGATCTTGGTGACGAGGGCGGAGAAGTCGGTGTCGCCGGTGTTGACGTGGTCCTCGCCCGCGACCTTGCCGCCGCCCTTGGTGAAGCCGGCCTTGAACAGCTTGGCGAGGCCGGCGCCGTAGGTCTGCTTGTCGTCGACGACGAAGACGTTCTTCTTCTTGAGCGTCGTGGTCGCGTACTCGGCCGCGAAGCCGCCCTGGAGGGCGTCGGTGGTGGCGGTGCGGAAGTACGTCTTGAACGGGCGGGACTTCGAGGTCTGCCAGTTCTTGCCCTGGGTGAGTTCGGGCGCGGTGTTGGAGGGCGAGATCTCGACCAGGTTGGCGGTCGCGAAGACCTGCTGCATCTGGGTGGCGACACCGGAGTTGAGGGGGCCGACGACGCCGAGCACCTTGTCGTTGCCGACGAGGGCGGTGGCGTTCTGCTGGCCGCTGGCCGGGATCGCCTTGTCGTCGAGCGCCTGGACCTTGAAGGTCACGCCGGGGACGGTGTTGTTCTTGTTGGCGTCGTCGACGGCGATCTGGACGCCGCCCTGGATGCCGAGGCCGGTGGCGGAGTTCTGACCGGTCAGCGGGGCGTCGACACCGATGATGATCTCGGTCTTCTTGCCGCTGTCCTTGTTACCACCGTCGTCGCGCGAACCGCAGGCGGTCAGCGTGAGTGCTCCCGTGGTGAGCACGGAGGTGAGTATGACCAAAGAACGCTGTCGCACGATGATTCCTCTCCCTGGCGCAGCAGCTCGGCTGAGCCGCTGTGAGTCTCGCCGGGCCGTACTGGTGGTACCGATGCCGTGCTGCAGACGCGCCCGGCGGCGCGGTGACTGGCCGTGACTCTAAGCCTGTCTGTGGGCCCCGGCATCGCCGTGGGCTGGCTTGTGACTTTCTTGTTATGACGTGCTGGTTGGTGAGCTTCGAGGAAGGGCGCTCTCAGCCGGTTTGGCGGAAATTCTGCGAAGTCCACATGTTGAGAATCCGCACTTCCGGTTGTGCGTGGGTGAGCGTCGTGGTGGGAAGGCGCCGCAGGTCGGGTGGAGGAGTAGGGGAAGATCCTTCGGGGTACTGGTCTTCGGGGGGCGAACTCCGGTGCTGTATTGCGCGCGTGTTACGCAGCGTTACGGCGGGCGGGGGGAGTTGGGCGCCGAGGGGGAGTCCGGGACGCTCGGTCACGGAGGTGCGGGCCGTGATCCACCGGGTTGTCCTGGGGTGCGCGGTAAGGGGCGCATGGGGTGGGTCCGGGTGGGAAGTCCGTCGGAGCGGTGATGATCCCGAGAGCGGGGGAGACGTCACAACGGGGGATGCCGCGAGGGGAGTCGGGGCGGACGGGGTGTGACTCGGCTTCCGTTCGGGGGCGTTGGCGGGTGCGGGTTCGGCCGTACCGGCGGGCGTCCGTGCGCGCTCGTGGCGTGTCCCGTGCGAGGGGGCGTCAACTCCGTTGCTTCCGGCGATTCGTGAGGGAGTGACAGGTGGGGCGCGCGGCCATGTCGGCGGCGCGGCCGGGGGCGTGCGAGGGGCGCGTGCGGGGCGCGCCGGACAGGGCCGGGGGCAACTCCCGTCCTCGCGGGCCCGCTTGGAAGCGGTCGTGGCGGGCCGCCGTCTCGCCGCCGCTGGTCGGCCGGGGCCGGCTCCCGTGTCCGGCCTCGTCGCTTCGTGGTGCCGCCTCCGCGTTCGTCCGCGGACGGCCGAAGGGCCCGGCCGTCCGCCGAGGGGGCGGGTGGCCGGGCCCGGGGGCCGTGCGGGGCGGGGGGTCAGCCCTGGGCGCGTACGTGCTGTTCGTCGCCGGGCCTCACGTCGCGGAGCAGGCAGGTCAGTCGCGCGGTGCACACGCGCTTGCCGTCCTCGTCGGTGATGACGATCTCGTACGTGGCGGTGGAGCGCCCGCGGTGGACGGGTGTGGCCACGCCGGTGACGAGGCCGGAGCGGGCGCCGCGGTGGTGGGTGCAGTTCAGGTCGACGCCGACGGCGATCTTGGAGCTGCCGCCGTGCAGCATGGAGCCGACGGAGCCGAGGGTCTCCGCGAGGACGGCGGAGGCGCCGCCGTGGAGGAGTCCGTACGGCTGGGTGTTGCCCTCGACGGGCATGGTGCCGACGACCCGGTCCGCGGAGGCTTCGACGATCTGCACGCCCATACGGGTGCCGAGGTGGCCCGCGGAGAAGAGGGCGGGCAGGTCGACACCGAGCGCGGCGTACTCGTCGAGGACCTCTTGCGGGAACTTCACGTGGCTCTGCTCGCCCATGGGGGCCGGCTCCGATCGTCGTCGATCTCTCTTGCTGACGTCCTGAGCAAACGCTCAGTCGGTGGCCGATTGTTCCAGACGGACCACGACGGACTTGCTGGCCGGGGTGTTGCTGGTGTCGGCGGTGGCGTCGAGCGGGACGAGGACGTTGGTCTCCGGGTAGTAGGAGGCCGCGCAGCCGAGGGCGGTCGGGTAGTGCACGACACGGAATCCGGGGGCGCGCCGTTCCAGGCCGTCCTGCCATTCGCTGACGAGGTCGACGTACGAGCCGTCGGCGACGCCGAGCGCGCGGGCGTCCCGCGGGTTGACCAGGACGACCCGGCGGCCGTTCTTGATGCCCCGGTAGCGGTCGTCCAGGCCGTAGATCGTGGTGTTGTACTGGTCGTGGGAGCGCAGCGTCTGCAGCAGCAGCCGGCCCTCGGGGAGTTTCGGGTACTCGACGG
This region includes:
- a CDS encoding bifunctional metallophosphatase/5'-nucleotidase, producing the protein MSLNRRKFLEKSAVTGAGVALAGAVAAPSAQAATAASASVAKGGKKPVKRYSLTVMGTTDLHGHVFNWDYFKDAEYRDGAGNAQGLARISTLVNAVRKEKGRCNTLLLDAGDTIQGTPLTYYFAKVDPITAKHGPVHPMAQAMNAIGYDAVALGNHEFNYGIETLRKFESQCDFPLLGANALDAKTLKPAFPPYLMKTFHVPGAPAVKVAVLGLTNPGIAIWDKAYVQGKLVFPGLEEQAAKWVPKLRSMGADVVVVSAHSGASGTSSYGDQLPYVENSAALVAQQVPGIDAILVGHAHVEIPELRVTNVKSGRTVVLSEPLAFAERLSVFDFELVFEKGRWEVESVASSVRNSNSVADDPRITRLLKDEHALVVEYVNQVVGTATETLTTVEARFKDAPIIDLITKVQEDVVRAALVGTEYASLPVIAQASPFSRTSEIPAGEVTIRDLSSLYVYDNTLVAKVLTGAQVRAYLEYSANYFVRTAVGAVVDVEKLTNANDRPDYNYDYVSGLRYDIDIAQPEGSRIRNLSYEGVPLDDARQFVLAVNNYRANGGGAFPFVASAKEVWSESTEIRTRIAEWVTAKGVLDPAEFASVDWRLTREGTPVF
- a CDS encoding SIMPL domain-containing protein, with the protein product MTPTEEPQPALPYGTPAAPRIAVRGEAHLEVDPEIARIGITLTARGTDRRTALTDLTHRNTTALDLIKSYGEAVTHIETGAYSISPELTRHGRGERIRAYHGRVHITAELTDFTALGELTTRLADLDLIRIDGPWWDLRPDSPAHRQARRQAVHEAVQRAREYAEALDTTLAALVELADIGAENTPPHLAAPAGALRSRSFAGAAPEEAPALDLEPQRQHVHAQVNARFTMNPPQL
- the pyk gene encoding pyruvate kinase; this encodes MRRAKIVCTLGPATDSYDQIKALVDAGMDVARFNLSHGTHAEHEDRYQRVRKAADETGRSIGLLADLQGPKIRLGRFTEGPVLLERGDTFTITVEEGAQGDRHTCGTTYTGLATDVTPGERILVDDGKVCLEVTGVDGPRVHTTVIEGGMVSDHKGLNLPGVAVSVPALSDKDEADLRWALRTGFDVIALSFVRTGDDIHDVHRIMDEEGRRLPVIAKVEKPQAVDNIDGIVAAFDGIMVARGDLGVEMPLEQVPIVQKRAIKLAKRNAKPVIVATQMLDSMIDHSRPTRAEASDVANAVVDGTDAVMLSGETSVGKHPITTVRTMARIVAAAEEDILATGLPPLTERNKPRTHGGAVARAAAEMGDFLGAKFLVAFTQSGDTVRRLSRYRSPIPLLAFTPDPATRSQLSLTWGVETYLGPHVGSTDAMVDQVDELLLKYGRCQKGDIVVITAGSPPGVSGTTNLVRVHHIGEDDSPK
- a CDS encoding ANTAR domain-containing response regulator codes for the protein MTAPESPQPVDAPDDDKSHVPPLTTRVVIAEDEALIRLDLKEMLEEEGYSVVGEAGDGEQAVELAREHKPDLVILDVKMPKLDGISAAEKIAEEGIAPVLMLTAFSQRDLVERARDAGAMAYLVKPFSKSDVVPAIEMAVSRFAELKQLEQEVADLSLRLETRKLVDRAKSVLQTEYGLTEPAAFRWIQKTSMDRRMSMQQVAEAVIADAAEKKSSKG
- a CDS encoding ABC transporter ATP-binding protein translates to MTALLEVEDLKVAYGKIEAVKGISFSVEAGQIVTLIGTNGAGKTTTLRTLSGLLKPVSGRITFDGQPLTGVPAHKIVSLGLAHSPEGRHIFPRLTITENLQLGAFLRTDKAGIEKDIQRAYDLFPILGERRKQAAGTLSGGEQQMLAMGRALMSQPKLLMLDEPSMGLSPIMMQKIMATIAELKADGTTILLVEQNAQAALSLADQGHVMEVGNIVLSGTGQDLLHDESVRKAYLGED
- a CDS encoding ABC transporter ATP-binding protein encodes the protein MTTTTAPSPVLEASGVTMRFGGLTAVRSVDLTVNTGEIVGLIGPNGAGKTTFFNCLTGLYVPTEGKVSYKGTVLPPKPHLVTSAGIARTFQNIRLFANMTVLENVLVGRHTRTKEGLWSALLRGPGFRKAEAASRERAMELLEFIGLAHKADHLSRNLPYGEQRKLEIARAMASEPGLLLLDEPTAGMNPQETRATEDLVFAIRDRGIAVLVIEHDMRFIFNLSDRVACLVQGEKLVEGTSDVVQGDERVIAAYLGTPFEGAPGADELAEVEAAEAGGTATATAPVVPAQATAEPADTTETADTPDPDGTTEPADTTGPATTPETTEPADTTEPADTTEPADTPDAPATPPTTGTPEAAQDDTSAESTTSKEGNAQ